A window from Labrus mixtus chromosome 14, fLabMix1.1, whole genome shotgun sequence encodes these proteins:
- the inpp5kb gene encoding inositol polyphosphate 5-phosphatase K isoform X6 translates to MDDFINGPRQRSDSMSSSASQSSRSKTLLRQRLSQLLTCIEDMSSDDEASEEVSRTLDEAFQLCGRYIPSDAFRLHMVTWNVATAEPPEDVTALLQLDVQPPADLYVIGLQEVNATPVRFISDLLVEDSWSHVFMDTLAPRGFVKVTSVRMQGLLLLVFAKQAHLPFIRNIQTTYTRTGIFGYWGNKGGVSVRFSFYGHMVCFLNCHLAAHMNYALQRVDEIEYILENQEFDMSDTPYVRDHKVVFCFGDLNFRISDHGLHFLRSSINGGRLHLLWGKDQLIMMKKKEPFLQEFEEGPLNFKPTYKFDRNADTYDTSGKKRKPAWTDRILWRIKPKSPPSGDFDDDEMASTSTDEEIDEYPLLVTQDKYTSDMSYGVSDHKPVIGTFSLELRKHFDTSLVHISPLGVWSADQDALLTYTVQEDFESSTWDWIGLYKVGFKSASDYQTFAWVREVDLPETNEVIQISVDKDEVPLLGGQYVLGYYSTNLQSIIGLSANFQILESKRAVMEGLVPENSNGIDK, encoded by the exons ATGGACGACTTCATCAATGGTCCCCGCCAGCGCTCGGACAGCATGAGCAGCTCAGCGTCTCAGAGCTCCAGGTCCAAGACGCTCCTCCGCCAGCGTCTGTCTCAGCTGCTCACCTGCATAGAGGACATGAGCTCTGACGATGAGGCCAGTGAAGAGGTTTCCCGCACGCTAGATGAAGCCTTTCAGCTGTGTGGGCGCTACATTCCCTCAGATGCGTTCAG GCTGCACATGGTGACCTGGAACGTTGCCACAGCGGAGCCCCCTGAAGACGTCACCGCTTTGCTGCAGCTAGACGTCCAGCCCCCCGCAGACCTCTATGTGATCGG CCTGCAGGAGGTGAATGCCACCCCGGTGAGATTCATCTCTGACCTGCTGGTGGAGGACTCCTGGAGCCATGTCTTCATGGATACACTGGCACCCAGAGGCTTCGTTAAG GTCACGTCAGTGAGAATGCAGGgtttgctgctgctggtttttgCCAAACAAGCTCATCTCCCCTTCATCAGAAACATCCAGACCACCTACACTCGCACCGGCATCTTTGGCTACTGG GGTAACAAAGGAGGAGTGTCCGTGCGTTTCTCCTTCTACGGTCACATGGTGTGTTTCCTCAACTGCCACCTCGCCGCTCACATGAACTACGCTCTGCAGCGTGTCGATGAAATTGAGTACATCCTTGAGAACCAAGAGTTTGACATGTCGGACACGCCCTACGTCCGCGACCACAA GGTGGTGTTCTGTTTTGGCGACCTGAACTTCCGTATCTCAGACCACGGATTGCACTTCCTCCGCTCGTCCATCAACGGCGGACGTCTTCATTTGCTGTGGGGCAAAGACCAG CTCAtcatgatgaagaagaaggaaCCTTTCCTACAGGAATTTGAGGAAGGGCCATTAAACTTCAAACCCACCTACAAGTTTGACCGTAACGCTGACACCTATGATACCAG TGGCAAGAAGAGGAAACCGGCATGGACAGATCGGATCCTGTGGCGCATCAAGCCCAAAAGTCCTCCGTCAGGggattttgatgatgatgagatgGCGTCGACATCTACTGATGAAGAAATCGATGAGTACCCACTCCTGGTCACACAGGACAAATACACCAGTGACATGAGCTATGGGGTCAGTGACCACAAGCCTGTCATTGGAACCTTCAGCTTGGAG ctgAGGAAGCACTTTGACACCTCACTCGTGCACATTTCTCCTCTGGGTGTATGGAGCGCCGACCAGGATGCACTTCTCACTTACACTGTCCAAGAGGACTTTGAGTCCTCCACATGGGACTGGATTGGCCTCTACAAG GTGGGATTCAAGAGTGCGTCCGATTATCAAACCTTTGCTTGGGTCAGAGAGGTAGACCTGCCTGAAACAAATGAAGTCATACAG ATATCTGTGGATAAGGACGAGGTCCCTCTGCTTGGTGGGCAGTATGTTTTGGGTTATTACAGCACCAATTTGCAGAGCATCATTGGCCTCAGCGCTAACTTCCAG ATCCTGGAGTCAAAGCGTGCCGTCATGGAAGGCCTCGTTCCTGAGAACAGCAACGGGATTGACAAATAA
- the inpp5kb gene encoding inositol polyphosphate 5-phosphatase K isoform X5, translated as MDDFINGPRQRSDSMSSSASQSSRSKTLLRQRLSQLLTCIEDMSSDDEASEEVSRTLDEAFQLCGRYIPSDAFRLHMVTWNVATAEPPEDVTALLQLDVQPPADLYVIGLQEVNATPVRFISDLLVEDSWSHVFMDTLAPRGFVKVTSVRMQGLLLLVFAKQAHLPFIRNIQTTYTRTGIFGYWGNKGGVSVRFSFYGHMVCFLNCHLAAHMNYALQRVDEIEYILENQEFDMSDTPYVRDHKVVFCFGDLNFRISDHGLHFLRSSINGGRLHLLWGKDQLIMMKKKEPFLQEFEEGPLNFKPTYKFDRNADTYDTSTPKTWLRFNGKKRKPAWTDRILWRIKPKSPPSGDFDDDEMASTSTDEEIDEYPLLVTQDKYTSDMSYGVSDHKPVIGTFSLELRKHFDTSLVHISPLGVWSADQDALLTYTVQEDFESSTWDWIGLYKVGFKSASDYQTFAWVREVDLPETNEVIQISVDKDEVPLLGGQYVLGYYSTNLQSIIGLSANFQILESKRAVMEGLVPENSNGIDK; from the exons ATGGACGACTTCATCAATGGTCCCCGCCAGCGCTCGGACAGCATGAGCAGCTCAGCGTCTCAGAGCTCCAGGTCCAAGACGCTCCTCCGCCAGCGTCTGTCTCAGCTGCTCACCTGCATAGAGGACATGAGCTCTGACGATGAGGCCAGTGAAGAGGTTTCCCGCACGCTAGATGAAGCCTTTCAGCTGTGTGGGCGCTACATTCCCTCAGATGCGTTCAG GCTGCACATGGTGACCTGGAACGTTGCCACAGCGGAGCCCCCTGAAGACGTCACCGCTTTGCTGCAGCTAGACGTCCAGCCCCCCGCAGACCTCTATGTGATCGG CCTGCAGGAGGTGAATGCCACCCCGGTGAGATTCATCTCTGACCTGCTGGTGGAGGACTCCTGGAGCCATGTCTTCATGGATACACTGGCACCCAGAGGCTTCGTTAAG GTCACGTCAGTGAGAATGCAGGgtttgctgctgctggtttttgCCAAACAAGCTCATCTCCCCTTCATCAGAAACATCCAGACCACCTACACTCGCACCGGCATCTTTGGCTACTGG GGTAACAAAGGAGGAGTGTCCGTGCGTTTCTCCTTCTACGGTCACATGGTGTGTTTCCTCAACTGCCACCTCGCCGCTCACATGAACTACGCTCTGCAGCGTGTCGATGAAATTGAGTACATCCTTGAGAACCAAGAGTTTGACATGTCGGACACGCCCTACGTCCGCGACCACAA GGTGGTGTTCTGTTTTGGCGACCTGAACTTCCGTATCTCAGACCACGGATTGCACTTCCTCCGCTCGTCCATCAACGGCGGACGTCTTCATTTGCTGTGGGGCAAAGACCAG CTCAtcatgatgaagaagaaggaaCCTTTCCTACAGGAATTTGAGGAAGGGCCATTAAACTTCAAACCCACCTACAAGTTTGACCGTAACGCTGACACCTATGATACCAG CACTCCGAAGACATGGTTGCGTTTTAA TGGCAAGAAGAGGAAACCGGCATGGACAGATCGGATCCTGTGGCGCATCAAGCCCAAAAGTCCTCCGTCAGGggattttgatgatgatgagatgGCGTCGACATCTACTGATGAAGAAATCGATGAGTACCCACTCCTGGTCACACAGGACAAATACACCAGTGACATGAGCTATGGGGTCAGTGACCACAAGCCTGTCATTGGAACCTTCAGCTTGGAG ctgAGGAAGCACTTTGACACCTCACTCGTGCACATTTCTCCTCTGGGTGTATGGAGCGCCGACCAGGATGCACTTCTCACTTACACTGTCCAAGAGGACTTTGAGTCCTCCACATGGGACTGGATTGGCCTCTACAAG GTGGGATTCAAGAGTGCGTCCGATTATCAAACCTTTGCTTGGGTCAGAGAGGTAGACCTGCCTGAAACAAATGAAGTCATACAG ATATCTGTGGATAAGGACGAGGTCCCTCTGCTTGGTGGGCAGTATGTTTTGGGTTATTACAGCACCAATTTGCAGAGCATCATTGGCCTCAGCGCTAACTTCCAG ATCCTGGAGTCAAAGCGTGCCGTCATGGAAGGCCTCGTTCCTGAGAACAGCAACGGGATTGACAAATAA